The following nucleotide sequence is from Futiania mangrovi.
CGCCTTCAGCCGGTCGCGGGCGGCATAGATGTCCTCCACCTCGTAGCAGACATGGTGCATGCCGCCGGAGGGGTTCTTTTCCAGGAACTTCGCGATCGGGGAGTTGTCGCCCAGCGGCTCCAGCAGCTCGATCTTGGTGTTCGGCAGTTCCACGAACACCGTGGTCACACCGTGGTCCGGTTGCGGCGTCGCCTCCGACACGGTGGCGCCGAGCGCACCGCGATAGACGGCGGCCGCGGCCGCGACATTGGGAACGGCGATGGCGACGTGGTTCAGCTTCCCGATCATCCCGTGTGGTCCTCTCGAATGCCGTTTCAGGTCTTGATGGTCATATAGGTCAGGCGGTGCGGCCGTGCAGGCGGGCGCGCGCCCGATCCTGTTCGATCAGCGGCAGGAGGCGGTGCATCTCGGGCCCGGCCTCGCGCCCCGTCAGCGCCTTGCGCAGCGGCAGGA
It contains:
- the mce gene encoding methylmalonyl-CoA epimerase — encoded protein: MIGKLNHVAIAVPNVAAAAAVYRGALGATVSEATPQPDHGVTTVFVELPNTKIELLEPLGDNSPIAKFLEKNPSGGMHHVCYEVEDIYAARDRLKAEGARVLGDGEPKIGAHGKPVLFLHPKDFCGTLVEIEQV